DNA sequence from the Candidatus Hydrogenedentota bacterium genome:
GCTGCGCAAGAAGCTCGGCGCGTACGGACATTACGTCGAGACGGTCCGCGGCGTCGGATACCGGATGAAGGAGTAAGCGAGCGCGTGGCACGCAAGCGCCTCATATGGCAGTTGTTCCCGCTCTTCATACTGGTGAGTCTTGGCTCGCTCGCTACCGCCGGCCTGTACGCGACGCAGACGCTGAAGCAATCATACTTGAGCCGGTCGATTGCGGACTTGGAGGCGCGCGCGCGGCTGCTCGAAGCTGTCCTTTCGGATTCCATTCAGCGGGACGAGTTTGTCAAGCTCCAGGAGCGATGCACCGAACTTGGCAGGGTATCCTCGACCCGCATTACGGTAATTGCGCCGTCGGGCGAAGTCGTCGCCGACTCGGAGGCCGACCCAAAGACGCTGGAAAACCACGGCAGCCGGCCGGAAGTGCGCACGGCCTTGGCTGGCGGCGTTGGAACGTCGGACCGCGCGAGCAGCACAACGCACGCCCCGACAATCTACGTCGCGATTCCCGTGAAAGATGAGGAAGGAATTCGCGGGGTCATTCGCGTCGCCGTGCCGAAGTTCACGTACCTCGGCGTGCTTGTGTCAAATGCGTTTCCTCTCGGCGTGGGTACGTTGTTGGTATTGTCGTTGGTGGCGCTATTGAGTCTTGCCGCGTCACGCCGCATCACCGACCCAATCGATTCGCTGCGAAAGGGCGCGGAACGGTTTGCGCGCGGCGAACTCGTCGCGCGGTTGCGCGCCGCGGATTCCGCGGAGGTGACGCAGCTTGCGGAAGCCATGAACACGATGGCGGCGCAACTCGAGGAACGCATCCGCGCGGCCGAAGGGCAGCGCAACGAACTTGAAGCCGTGTTCGCAAGCATGGTCGAGGGCGTGTTGGCAGTCGATACGCACGAGCGCGTCATCAACATAAACGCCGCCGCGTGCGCCATGTTCGACATTTCGCGGGACAAGGCGCTGGGACGCGACTTGCGCGAGGTCATTCGCAACGCGGACCTCCACGAGTTCGTCGCCGTGACGCTGCGCAGCAGCGGGTCCCGCGAGGCGGACATTACGCTGCTTCACCCCGGCGAGCAACAGGTGCGCCTGCACGGATCGCCGCTGAAGGACGCCGTGCGGCGGAACATCGGGTGCGTCATTGTCCTGCACGATGTCACCGCGATCAACCGCCTGGAATCCGCGCGCCGCGATTTCGTCGCGAACGTCTCGCACGAACTCAAGACGCCGATTACGTCAATCAAGGGATTTGTCGAGACCCTGCTTGACGGTGCACTGGACGACCACGATTCCGCGCGGCGATTTCTTGCAACGATCGGCAAGCAAGCATCGCGGCTCGACGCGCTTATCGAGGACTTGCTGAAGCTGTCGCGCGTTGAACAGGAAGGCGAGCGTGGCGCCATCGAACTTCACGACGGACAAATACAGGACATACTCGAGTCCGCCGTGCAGAACTGCGGCGTCCGTGCGCTGGCGAAGGACGTGCGTATTCTCTTGAACGCGGAACCCAATCTGTTCGTCCGGCGCAATCCCGAATTGTTGCAGACCGCGATCGAGAACCTCCTCGACAACGCCGTCAAGTACAGCGAGGAGGGGACCGAGGTCGACGTTTCGGCAGTCCGCGACAACGGGACGGTTACCATCAGTGTGCGCGACCAAGGGTGCGGCATCGAGCGGCAACACCTGCCGCGAATCTTCGAACGGTTCTACAGGGTGGACAAGGCCCGCAGTCGGAAACTTGGCGGCACAGGACTCGGGCTCGCGATTGTCAAGCACATCGTTCGCGTCCACGGGGGTCAGACGTCGGTGGATAGCGCGCCCCAGAAAGGGAGTGTATTCTCGATTCATCTGCCCGAAATTCACCTCGAACAGCAGACCCGAAACGTTGTGTAACCATATATGGTTAAATGGCTTATTGTTGGTTAATTCACCCACCGCCCCTCGATTATCACCGAATCGGCTAACACAACCCTAATACTTCTCCGGTAGGGTCTACGTCCGGGAGAGCGCAGGACAAGAGGAGAAGTTCGCCAATGCCTCGGTTGAGATTAAGGGTAGGGGTCTGCCTACTCGCCGTTGCCTCCCTTGCCAATCTTGCTGGTTGCAGTCCCAAACAGGAAAGACCCGCCGGGGGCGCCGGTGCGGCTGGCTCGGCGAAGTCAGGGTCGATGTCGCTGAACATCAAGGGCAGCGACACCATGGTCCATCTCTTGACTGCGTGGGCGGATGCCTTCATGAAGACTCACCCGGAGGCGAAAATCTCGGTGACCGGCGGCGGCTCTGGCACCGGCATAGCGGCCCTGCTAAACGGCACGACCGATATCTGCGCGTCCTCACGCGATTTGAATGAGGATGAACGGCAGACCGCCGAATCGAAGGGGCTGGCATTACAGGACATGGCGGTCGCGCGGGATGCGTTGTCAATCGTAGTGAATCCGCAAAATCCCATCGCCGAACTAACGCTGGACCAGATTGCAGCCATTTATACGGGATCGGTCACAAATTGGTCGGAGGTGGGTGGGCCTGACGAAACCATCGTTGTCGCATCGCGCGAGTCAAGTTCCGGCACATACATGTTTTTTCAGGAGCACGTGCTGAAGACGAAGGATTACGCCGCCGGCGCGCTGTTGCTGCCGGCCACGTCGGCGATTGTGCAGACGGTGTCCGACGCCAAAGGGGCGATTGGCTACGTGGGGCTGGGGTACGCGCACGAAGCGGGCGCGAAGGTAAAGAGCCTTGGTGTGAAAGCGGCCGTGGATGCGCCCGCGGTAATGCCGAGCAACGAAAGCGTTTTGAGTGGTGCGTACTCCGTTTCGAGACCCCTGTTTCTCGTCGTCTCGAGAGAACCCGCCGGTGCCACGAAAGACTTCATCGATTTCTGTTTGTCCGATGAGGGCCAGGCGATTGTCGAGGACAACGGTTACGTGAGCGTGAAATAGATGTCGTTTCGTCACATCCAAGATCGCGGCGTGAAGCACGTGCTGCTTGCGGGGGCGTCCGTGAGCATCGTTGTTGTTGCGCTGATCTTTTTGTTCCTGTTCCGGGAGGCCGTTCCCTTCACAAGTGAACCCGGCCTGGGCCAGTTCATCGGCGAACGGTGGCGGCCTACGTCGATGCAGCAGGTCGGTTTCGGTTTGTTACCGCTGATTACCGGGTCGGCGATGGTGACGCTGCTTGCGACGCTGATCGCGATTCCGTTCGGCGTGCTTGGCGCGGTCTACATCGCCGAAATCGCCGGGCCCCGCGAGCGCGAAATTCTGAAACCGTTCATCGAGATGATCGCGGCGATACCGTCCGTGGTGTTGGGGTTCTTCGGTCTTGTCGTGTTGGCGCCGTTGGTGAAAACCCTGTTCGGGCTGCCGATTGGGCTCACCGGGATAACGGGCGCGTTGCTGCTTGCGTTCATGGCGGTGCCGACGATCATGTCGATCTCCGAGGATGCGATTCGCAGCGTGCCGCGATCCTACATCGACGCGTCGCTGGCGCTGGGCGCCAACCGCATTCAGACGATTTTCAAGGTCGTTGTCCCTGCGGCGATGTCCGGGATCATTGCGAGCATCATGCTGGGAATGGGGCGTGTCGTCGGCGAAACGATGGCGGTGATTATGGTGACCGGCAACGCGGTGCAGTTCACGTTTTCGCCGCTGGTCCCGATTCGTACGATGACCGCGACCATTGCCGCGGAGATGGGCGAGGTGACCAACGGGAGCGCGCACTACCAAGCGCTGTTTTGGGTGGGAATCGTGCTGCTATTCGTTACGTTCGCGATCAACCTCGTGGCGCTGCGCGTGCTGAAGTCGTACGGGAGAGCATGAGCATGTCGACGTACACCGAGAAGACCGCGTTCTTCGCGTTGCGCGCGATTACCTATCTCGTTGTCGGTGTGGTCGGATACATCGTGTTGGATGTCCTGATAAAGGGCATCGGCGTGATCAACTGGTCGTTCCTCACGTCGAACCCGGACGGCGCGGGTGGCGGAATTTTTCCCGCTATCGTCGGTACGCTGTATCTCGTGCTCGGCACCATCGTCGTCGCGCTGCCGTTGGGAATGGCGAGCGCCATCTACCTCACCGAATACGCCAAACAAGGACGCTTCACGAGCGCCATACGACTGGCGATCGTTACGCTGGCGGGCGTTCCCTCCATCGTTTTTGGATTGTTTGGGCTTGGAATGTTTGTATTGTTCTTCGGGTTCGGAACGAGCATTCTCGCGGGCAGTTTCACGCTTGCCTGCATGATACTGCCCACAATCATCGTCTCCAGCGAGGAAGCGCTTCGCGCCGTGCCGCCGACGTTGCGCGACGCAAGCCTGGCCCTCGGCGCGACAAAGTGGGAGACCATCCGCAAGAGCGTGCTGCCCTACGCAATTCCGGGAATGATGACCGGCAGCATCCTCGGCATCGGGCGTGCGGCGGGGGAGACGGCGCCCATCCTGTTTACGGTCGCGGTGTTTTCGCGGCCGGACCTGCCGCGATCGGTCTTCGACGATGCAATGGCGTTGCCGTACCACCTCTACGTCTTGGCAACGCAATTCCCCGATGCGGACGCAGCGCGCCCCACGGCGTACGGGACGGCGCTGGTGCTGCTGCTTCTGGTCCTCGGCCTTAACACAGGCGCGATCGTTCTTCGAAGTCACTTCAGGAGACGCAACAAATGGTGATCAACATGCCAGCAGCATTTTCATTGGAAAAACACGCTACGCCGGTGGAATTTCGGCCCAAAGTCGAAACGAAACACCTCAATTTCTATTACGGCGCGACGCAGGCGTTATTCGACATCAACATCACGATTCCCGCGAATCACGTCACGGCGCTGATTGGCCCGTCCGGGTGCGGCAAGTCGACATTCCTTCGCACACTGAACCGGATGAACGACACAATTGACGGGACGCGAATCGAGGGTTCGATTACGATCGACAAGCAGGACATCTATCGAAACGGTACGGATGTTGTGAGCCTGCGCAAACGGGTTGGAATGGTATTTCAAAAGTCGAACCCGTTTCCGAAGCCCATTTTTGAAAACGTCGCGTACGGGCCGAGAATCCACGGAATTCGGGACTCCAATGTCCTCGAAGAGTTGGTCGAACAAAGCCTGAAACGCGCCGGGCTGTGGGACGAAGTGAAGGACCGGCTGCACCGGAACGCGCTGGACCTTTCCGGCGGGCAGCAGCAGCGCCTGTGCATCGCCCGCGCGTTGGCGGTCGATCCCGAGATTCTCTTGATGGACGAACCCGCTTCGGCGCTCGACCCGCGCGCCACCGTCCGCATCGAGGACCTGATCAGCGAGTTGCGATCCGACTACACCATCGTTATCGTAACGCACAACATGCAGCAGGCCGCGCGCGTGTCGGACTATACGGCGTTTTTCATGGAAGGCCACTTGGTCGAGTTCGACGACACCGAAAAGCTTTTCACGAAGCCGGCAAGGAAGCAAACGGAAGACTACGTTACCGGCCGCTTCGGATAGGTACCGGAAAGGCCGTGACCGTTGGCACTACACTTTCTGCGCGAAATTGATCGCCTCAAGAAGCAACTCCTCTCGTTAAGCGCGCTCGTCGAAGAAAGTGTCGCAAAGGCCGTGTCCGCGGTCCGCGACCGCGACCGGAATCTTGCCCGGCAGGTCATCGAAAACGACTTGCGCATCGACGCGCTCGATATCGACATCGAAGAGGAATGTCAGAAAATCCTCGCGCTGCATCAGCCCGTCGCGCACGACCTTCGGTTCATTATTGCCGTGATTAAGATCAACGGCACGCTCGAACATATTGGCGATTGCGCCGTAAACATTGCCGAGCGCGCGCTCTTTCTGTGCGACGAGGAACATCTCGATATTCCCTTCGACTTCACCGGAATGGCGGAGAAGGCGCGCGATATGCTGCGCCTCGCGCTGGACGCGCTTGTCAACCAGGACGATGGTCTCGCATATCAAGTCATCGCCGCCGATGACGAGGTGGACCTCATCAACCGCGAGATGTACGGACAGGTCAAGGACGGTATTCGTAAACATCCCGAACAACTGGAGTCGTTGATCCACCTGCTTAGCATATCGCGCCACGTCGAACGCATTGCCGATCTCGCGTCACACATCGCGGAAGAGGTCATTTATTACGTGAAGGGCGATATCGTCCGCCACAAGACCGAGCAGTTTCGTCCGCATGTCGAAGACGGCGCAGAATGACGCGATTCCGAGTCGCCATTGCGGCCCTACTTGTCCTTTCATATTCGATCCGCGCGGAAGTTGCGCCAACACCGCGTGACGTTTCCGCCGAACTCAGGACCATCGTCGTACAGAACGACGTGCCCGCGCTTTTTGTCGGCGTTGTGAACGAGAGTGGCCTCGTCGCACTGGGGGCAGCGGGCGTGCGGCGCAAAGGTTCACCGTACCCGGTCTCCGTCGACGACAAGATTCACTTGGGATCGTGCACGAAAGCCATGACCGCCACGCTCGTTGCAGCGCTGGTTGAAGAGGGCGTGATGACCTGGAACGACACGGTCAGTGGCGCATTTCCCGAATTGGTTAGGTCCATGCACTCAAAGTGGAAGTCCGTCGACGTCACGGAACTGTTGACGCATTCCAGCGGCGCGCCAACCGATCTGAACTTTGACGGACTGTGGGAGCGGCTCTGGAACTCGCGCGACGCGCCAAAGCAACAGCGCCTGGAACTGGTGCGCGGCGTTACGTCGCGCGCACCCGAAGCACCGCCGGGAACGAAATACATCTACTCGAATGCGGGTTTCGCCATTGCCGGCGCGATCGCGGAACACGCGGCCGGCGCACCATATGAAGACCTCATGCATGATCGTCTGTTCAAGCCGCTGGGAATGACGAGCGCCGGGTTTGGCGCTCCCGGAACACCGGACCGCGTCGACCAGCCGCGCGGCCACACCGAAGACGGCGACGCCGTCGAGCCGGGCCATGACGCGGACAATCCCGCTGCGATAGCGCCTGCCGGCACCGTGCATTGCTCGATGGCCGATTGGGCGAAGTTTGTAAAGCTGCATCTCGACGCGGCAATGGGACATCCTCGATTGTTGAAGGCTGAGACTTTCGCTACATTGCACAGCGCGGTGAACAATTTCCAGCCGCAGTATGCAATGGGGTGGGCGGTGGTCAATCGTGACTGGGCGGGCGGCGAGGTCTTGACGCACAACGGTTCCAACACCATGTGGTTCTGTGTCGTGTGGGTTGCGCCGCGCATGGGATTCGCGGTCATGGTTGCGTGCAATCAGGGTGGCAAGAAAGTTCAGAAGGTCGTCGATGACGCAGCCGGGACCTTGATTCGGGAACTTTCTGGCCGGGCGAAGTAGCCGGACTACCGCCGCAACGTTCACGAGGAATCCGGGATAGGCCAGTGTCTTTCACGAATTCGATTCTGTATGATTCCGCCCTTGTGCGGCCTGAATCCTATCGGTAAGAAAGCGACACACTCCATGGCGACGACGAACGCAAACTACGACAAACTTAAGGCGGGATACCTGTTTCCCGAAATTGCCAAACGCACGCGTGCGTTTGCTGCTGCAAACCCCGGCGTCACGGTCATGCGCCTCGGTATTGGCGACACGACGGAGCCGTTGACACCATCGGTAATCGCGGGGTTGCATCGCGGCGTGGACAAACTCGCGGACGTGAAGACCTATACCGGCTATGGCGCGGAGCAGGGGAATGCGGACCTGCGCGCGGCGCTTGCGGGGCGATACGCGAAGCTGGGCGTACCCCTCGAGGATGACGAAGTGTTCGTCAGCGACGGCGCAAAGCCCGATTCGGCGAACATCCAGTCCATCTTCGGACTGGACAATGTTGTTGCCGTGCAGGACCCCGCGTACCCCGTGTATGTGGACAGCAACGTCATTGCGGGTCGCACAGGCTCATGGAAAGCTGGACGGTTCGACGGCCTGGTCTACATGCCGTGCAACGAAGCGAACGGATTCTTTCCCAGCGTGCCGAAAACCAAAGTCGATCTCATCTACATTTGTAGTCCAAACAATCCCACCGGCGCAGTCGCGACGAAGGCGCAGTTGCGAGCATTCGTGGATTATGCCCGCGAACACAGGGCGATCATTATTTTCGATTCGGCCTACGCCGCGTATATTTCGGATCCCGAACTGCCGCGAAGCATTTTCCAAATCAACGGCGCAATGGAATGTGCGATCGAATTAAGCAGTTTTTCGAAGGAAGCGGGCTTCACGGGGGTCCGGCTCGGGTGGTCTGTCGTGCCCAAGAGTGTCGTGTGCGAGAACGCCGCGGCCGGGAAGATTCACCGCCTGTGGAACCGCCGCCAGACGACGATGTTCAACGGGGCGTCGAACATCGTCCAGGAAGGGGGTGTTGCCGTGCTGTCGGAGGCCGGGCAGCGGGAATGCGCCGATATGGTTAGCTACTACATGGCGAACGCGCGCACAATCAAGTCTGGGCTTGAGCGGATCGGACTGACCGTGTTCGGCGGCGTTAATGCACCGTACGTTTGGCTGAAGTGTCCGAACGCAATGAAGTCATGGGACTTCTTCGATAAGCTGCTTAGCGAGGCACACGTTGTGGGCACGCCGGGCGCCGGGTTCGGGCCCAGCGGCGAAGGGTACTTCCGCCTTTCGTCGTTCGGCCACCGCGAGGACATCGTCCGGGCGGTCGAGAGTATTGAGAAAAACCTGAGAATATAGGCCAATCTGTATCGAAGCCGGCTTCCCACATACCGCGCGTTCCGGCTGCGCAAATACCGAATATTGTGGCACTCCTTGGCGGCGATTCGGGCATGTAGCGTGCTGCTCTGTTTTGGCCGTTGCGTCAAGAAACTACTATATCTTGTATGTTTCAAGAAAAACGGGTACAATAGAAACGGTGAAAGGTGGAAACTGCGGTGTTAATACGCAACTTTCGCGCCCATTCGGATATTGGAATACGGTGAGTCG
Encoded proteins:
- a CDS encoding PAS domain-containing protein — protein: MARKRLIWQLFPLFILVSLGSLATAGLYATQTLKQSYLSRSIADLEARARLLEAVLSDSIQRDEFVKLQERCTELGRVSSTRITVIAPSGEVVADSEADPKTLENHGSRPEVRTALAGGVGTSDRASSTTHAPTIYVAIPVKDEEGIRGVIRVAVPKFTYLGVLVSNAFPLGVGTLLVLSLVALLSLAASRRITDPIDSLRKGAERFARGELVARLRAADSAEVTQLAEAMNTMAAQLEERIRAAEGQRNELEAVFASMVEGVLAVDTHERVININAAACAMFDISRDKALGRDLREVIRNADLHEFVAVTLRSSGSREADITLLHPGEQQVRLHGSPLKDAVRRNIGCVIVLHDVTAINRLESARRDFVANVSHELKTPITSIKGFVETLLDGALDDHDSARRFLATIGKQASRLDALIEDLLKLSRVEQEGERGAIELHDGQIQDILESAVQNCGVRALAKDVRILLNAEPNLFVRRNPELLQTAIENLLDNAVKYSEEGTEVDVSAVRDNGTVTISVRDQGCGIERQHLPRIFERFYRVDKARSRKLGGTGLGLAIVKHIVRVHGGQTSVDSAPQKGSVFSIHLPEIHLEQQTRNVV
- a CDS encoding phosphate ABC transporter substrate-binding protein; translation: MPRLRLRVGVCLLAVASLANLAGCSPKQERPAGGAGAAGSAKSGSMSLNIKGSDTMVHLLTAWADAFMKTHPEAKISVTGGGSGTGIAALLNGTTDICASSRDLNEDERQTAESKGLALQDMAVARDALSIVVNPQNPIAELTLDQIAAIYTGSVTNWSEVGGPDETIVVASRESSSGTYMFFQEHVLKTKDYAAGALLLPATSAIVQTVSDAKGAIGYVGLGYAHEAGAKVKSLGVKAAVDAPAVMPSNESVLSGAYSVSRPLFLVVSREPAGATKDFIDFCLSDEGQAIVEDNGYVSVK
- the pstC gene encoding phosphate ABC transporter permease subunit PstC encodes the protein MSFRHIQDRGVKHVLLAGASVSIVVVALIFLFLFREAVPFTSEPGLGQFIGERWRPTSMQQVGFGLLPLITGSAMVTLLATLIAIPFGVLGAVYIAEIAGPREREILKPFIEMIAAIPSVVLGFFGLVVLAPLVKTLFGLPIGLTGITGALLLAFMAVPTIMSISEDAIRSVPRSYIDASLALGANRIQTIFKVVVPAAMSGIIASIMLGMGRVVGETMAVIMVTGNAVQFTFSPLVPIRTMTATIAAEMGEVTNGSAHYQALFWVGIVLLFVTFAINLVALRVLKSYGRA
- the pstA gene encoding phosphate ABC transporter permease PstA, with product MSTYTEKTAFFALRAITYLVVGVVGYIVLDVLIKGIGVINWSFLTSNPDGAGGGIFPAIVGTLYLVLGTIVVALPLGMASAIYLTEYAKQGRFTSAIRLAIVTLAGVPSIVFGLFGLGMFVLFFGFGTSILAGSFTLACMILPTIIVSSEEALRAVPPTLRDASLALGATKWETIRKSVLPYAIPGMMTGSILGIGRAAGETAPILFTVAVFSRPDLPRSVFDDAMALPYHLYVLATQFPDADAARPTAYGTALVLLLLVLGLNTGAIVLRSHFRRRNKW
- a CDS encoding phosphate ABC transporter ATP-binding protein; amino-acid sequence: MVINMPAAFSLEKHATPVEFRPKVETKHLNFYYGATQALFDINITIPANHVTALIGPSGCGKSTFLRTLNRMNDTIDGTRIEGSITIDKQDIYRNGTDVVSLRKRVGMVFQKSNPFPKPIFENVAYGPRIHGIRDSNVLEELVEQSLKRAGLWDEVKDRLHRNALDLSGGQQQRLCIARALAVDPEILLMDEPASALDPRATVRIEDLISELRSDYTIVIVTHNMQQAARVSDYTAFFMEGHLVEFDDTEKLFTKPARKQTEDYVTGRFG
- the phoU gene encoding phosphate signaling complex protein PhoU, which produces MALHFLREIDRLKKQLLSLSALVEESVAKAVSAVRDRDRNLARQVIENDLRIDALDIDIEEECQKILALHQPVAHDLRFIIAVIKINGTLEHIGDCAVNIAERALFLCDEEHLDIPFDFTGMAEKARDMLRLALDALVNQDDGLAYQVIAADDEVDLINREMYGQVKDGIRKHPEQLESLIHLLSISRHVERIADLASHIAEEVIYYVKGDIVRHKTEQFRPHVEDGAE
- a CDS encoding beta-lactamase family protein, with the translated sequence MTRFRVAIAALLVLSYSIRAEVAPTPRDVSAELRTIVVQNDVPALFVGVVNESGLVALGAAGVRRKGSPYPVSVDDKIHLGSCTKAMTATLVAALVEEGVMTWNDTVSGAFPELVRSMHSKWKSVDVTELLTHSSGAPTDLNFDGLWERLWNSRDAPKQQRLELVRGVTSRAPEAPPGTKYIYSNAGFAIAGAIAEHAAGAPYEDLMHDRLFKPLGMTSAGFGAPGTPDRVDQPRGHTEDGDAVEPGHDADNPAAIAPAGTVHCSMADWAKFVKLHLDAAMGHPRLLKAETFATLHSAVNNFQPQYAMGWAVVNRDWAGGEVLTHNGSNTMWFCVVWVAPRMGFAVMVACNQGGKKVQKVVDDAAGTLIRELSGRAK
- a CDS encoding LL-diaminopimelate aminotransferase — protein: MATTNANYDKLKAGYLFPEIAKRTRAFAAANPGVTVMRLGIGDTTEPLTPSVIAGLHRGVDKLADVKTYTGYGAEQGNADLRAALAGRYAKLGVPLEDDEVFVSDGAKPDSANIQSIFGLDNVVAVQDPAYPVYVDSNVIAGRTGSWKAGRFDGLVYMPCNEANGFFPSVPKTKVDLIYICSPNNPTGAVATKAQLRAFVDYAREHRAIIIFDSAYAAYISDPELPRSIFQINGAMECAIELSSFSKEAGFTGVRLGWSVVPKSVVCENAAAGKIHRLWNRRQTTMFNGASNIVQEGGVAVLSEAGQRECADMVSYYMANARTIKSGLERIGLTVFGGVNAPYVWLKCPNAMKSWDFFDKLLSEAHVVGTPGAGFGPSGEGYFRLSSFGHREDIVRAVESIEKNLRI